CCCCTACACACCAGAAATGGATGCCATTGGGGGTAGTCAGGTCTTTACGGATACGGCCTACAAAAACCGGATCTTTGTCGGCAGCAAATAAAGGCATTGGATAAAGACTTTCGGAAGGAACGTCTTCAACAATGATCCCCGGTGCATTTTGCATGGCATTCCGCACGACAGGAACCTCAAGCGGATGTTCCGTTTCTGCCCATACAGCCTCGGAATGTGCCCTTAAGACAGGAACACGAATGGTAGATGCGCTAACCGCAAAATCTGCATGCATGATTTTTTGTGTTTCATAGTGCATCTTCATTTCTTCTTTGG
The window above is part of the Bacteroidales bacterium genome. Proteins encoded here:
- a CDS encoding aspartate-semialdehyde dehydrogenase, which produces KEEMKMHYETQKIMHADFAVSASTIRVPVLRAHSEAVWAETEHPLEVPVVRNAMQNAPGIIVEDVPSESLYPMPLFAADKDPVFVGRIRKDLTTPNGIHFWCVGDQIRKGAALNALQIAEYLVKERLL